The proteins below come from a single Halobacteriovorax sp. GB3 genomic window:
- a CDS encoding DUF45 domain-containing protein, translating to MKYLLIPLFFTIFSTYSQEEMLYDIQTDPMNTFSQMMEALELTPPADITCNDLAKINFKKRAHFKNKPTNTCDWKKLCRVFKKNEGGLTLYQNSKGEKVMSLKSDEVRKEIFNCATILKTPEPEMSVVDMNIHNTYIAKVQGFIIGDIMNDSMSDDAIVQKARRYAPEIPVEEFKKLVKNQRSWLNYERELINQKRKEFLALPKSQRMQFVSNKPFLLELMPLPLEIMEELNDEYDRKEQRTINIFKDVKKDLIEIVEKSYDKKNPSYEVVLERLKTIRYEKKNFIEFLGTTDCFSPNASYMPNRHSIQICPQLMSTPTEMIATVVAHELAHSIDPCSLIAPLMSAKVKDIESYDNRDYGGDLEDDDVAYFLDVDLYHHYGGNKRLGFKPNMSPGFTASESIFKDEVQCLEKYGTTNIRTNPKHYVKAYLNEGHRYLEKQAKDFMTPFVMDELEISKKKLNDPRSFELLRHCTIMQGYHAEGGEVFSDLLASKVLAKRMKELPLAQRREKTFEGISFFASAACDDLEFEKTNQALPKACEVKFDKVEKSLWQKIESVFYDTNESPHQSHKCRVKDMFMKNPDIASNFGCAPSGEYCGN from the coding sequence ATGAAGTATCTTTTAATCCCGTTATTTTTCACAATTTTCTCGACTTATTCTCAAGAAGAGATGCTCTACGATATTCAAACTGATCCAATGAATACTTTCTCGCAAATGATGGAGGCCCTGGAGTTAACTCCTCCTGCCGATATTACTTGTAATGATCTTGCTAAGATTAATTTTAAAAAGAGAGCGCACTTTAAAAATAAACCTACAAATACTTGTGATTGGAAAAAACTCTGTCGCGTTTTTAAAAAAAATGAAGGGGGACTAACTCTTTATCAAAACTCTAAAGGCGAGAAGGTCATGAGTTTGAAAAGCGATGAAGTAAGAAAAGAGATTTTTAATTGTGCCACAATTTTAAAAACTCCTGAACCAGAAATGTCCGTAGTTGATATGAATATTCACAATACATACATAGCTAAAGTTCAAGGTTTTATTATTGGAGATATAATGAACGATAGTATGAGTGATGATGCTATTGTTCAAAAAGCTAGACGATATGCTCCTGAAATTCCTGTTGAAGAATTTAAAAAATTGGTGAAAAACCAAAGGTCTTGGTTGAATTATGAAAGAGAACTAATAAATCAAAAGAGAAAGGAATTTCTAGCTCTTCCAAAAAGTCAAAGGATGCAATTTGTCTCAAATAAGCCCTTTCTATTGGAGTTAATGCCACTTCCTCTAGAGATTATGGAAGAGTTAAACGATGAATATGATCGTAAGGAACAGAGAACAATAAATATTTTTAAAGATGTAAAAAAAGATTTAATTGAAATTGTTGAGAAGTCCTATGACAAGAAGAATCCTTCGTACGAAGTTGTTCTAGAGAGATTAAAAACGATTCGTTATGAGAAGAAAAACTTTATCGAGTTTTTAGGAACAACAGATTGTTTTTCTCCAAATGCTTCATATATGCCTAACAGACATAGCATACAAATTTGTCCTCAGCTAATGAGTACTCCAACTGAAATGATTGCAACAGTTGTTGCCCACGAACTTGCTCACTCTATCGATCCTTGTTCTCTGATCGCACCTTTAATGAGTGCCAAGGTAAAAGATATCGAAAGTTATGATAATCGTGATTATGGTGGTGATCTTGAAGATGATGATGTTGCTTATTTTCTCGATGTAGACTTGTATCATCACTATGGTGGAAATAAGCGTCTCGGCTTTAAACCAAATATGAGTCCAGGGTTTACGGCCAGTGAATCAATCTTTAAAGACGAGGTACAGTGTTTAGAGAAGTATGGAACAACAAATATTCGAACAAACCCTAAGCATTATGTTAAGGCCTATCTCAATGAAGGGCATCGTTACTTGGAAAAACAGGCGAAAGATTTTATGACCCCATTTGTTATGGATGAACTAGAAATATCCAAAAAGAAATTAAATGACCCTAGATCATTTGAGCTTTTAAGACATTGTACAATCATGCAGGGTTATCATGCTGAAGGAGGGGAGGTCTTTAGTGATCTTCTCGCTTCAAAAGTTTTGGCCAAGAGAATGAAAGAATTACCACTAGCTCAAAGAAGAGAGAAAACTTTTGAAGGAATTTCTTTTTTCGCTTCTGCTGCATGTGATGATTTGGAATTTGAAAAAACAAATCAAGCTCTACCAAAGGCCTGCGAAGTGAAGTTTGATAAAGTCGAAAAGTCTCTTTGGCAAAAAATTGAAAGTGTATTCTATGATACAAATGAAAGTCCTCATCAAAGCCATAAATGTCGCGTGAAAGATATGTTTATGAAAAATCCAGATATCGCGAGCAATTTTGGTTGTGCTCCAAGTGGAGAGTATTGTGGGAATTAA
- a CDS encoding ParB/RepB/Spo0J family partition protein, which produces MAKNFAPRVSKRQRKVIDMSDKLSRDLFQLSDERLLKGAKLDEIKLKDIYVKEQVRTKFNDSSIKELAANIKVNGLIQPLVLHRDSTGKMTLICGERRFRAMSSIDMEKCPCFILDNKSEEELMAIQFSENSSREALHYIDKADGILNYQKATKASERKIQAALGISKSEVHRSLLIAKMPKKLKEAAKEFNIEKYVLLEFDALDKGAFKTSMQKKILAGEVTKRSQLKKAIKTGVVSAGTAKKKVTKKKAMPKGLTAAAFLKAMQSKQKDMNLDKETKKLLKTLVEETKEIVDL; this is translated from the coding sequence ATGGCGAAGAATTTTGCTCCTCGTGTTTCTAAGAGACAGAGAAAAGTTATCGATATGTCGGATAAACTTTCTCGCGATCTTTTTCAACTTTCAGACGAGAGACTCCTTAAAGGAGCTAAACTCGATGAAATTAAGCTTAAAGATATTTATGTAAAAGAACAGGTTAGAACTAAGTTCAATGATAGTTCAATCAAAGAACTAGCCGCTAACATTAAAGTTAACGGACTGATTCAACCGCTCGTTCTTCATAGAGACAGTACTGGAAAAATGACTCTTATCTGTGGTGAGAGACGTTTCCGTGCAATGAGCTCTATTGATATGGAAAAATGTCCTTGTTTCATTCTTGATAACAAGTCAGAAGAAGAGCTTATGGCGATTCAGTTCTCTGAGAACTCTTCGCGTGAAGCTCTTCACTACATTGATAAGGCCGATGGAATTTTAAACTATCAAAAAGCAACAAAAGCTAGTGAGAGAAAAATCCAAGCGGCACTTGGAATTTCTAAATCAGAAGTTCACCGTTCACTTCTCATTGCTAAAATGCCTAAGAAGCTAAAAGAAGCTGCAAAGGAATTTAACATTGAAAAGTATGTTCTTTTAGAGTTTGATGCTCTTGATAAGGGTGCCTTTAAAACGAGCATGCAAAAAAAGATTCTTGCTGGAGAAGTGACTAAGAGAAGTCAGCTTAAAAAGGCCATTAAAACAGGTGTTGTTTCTGCTGGTACAGCTAAGAAGAAAGTCACTAAGAAGAAGGCCATGCCAAAAGGTCTTACTGCAGCAGCTTTTCTAAAAGCGATGCAATCTAAGCAAAAAGACATGAATCTCGATAAAGAGACAAAGAAATTGCTTAAAACTCTAGTGGAAGAGACAAAAGAAATCGTCGATCTATAA
- a CDS encoding ParA family protein, with protein MEVITVANNKGGVGKTMQCYQLACHLANKGNRVLVIDLDSQANLSSTFNVHIHRTLIPEWLIGDVPIEDVMVPSEGSEEFHKNITLIPSSRHMANLSKLLILSEGEIRKEAGRKERLMRKRLVHAQGMFDYVVIDTPPMLGDELIMALVASTRILIPTQAQDYSIDGLEELMDTFEIIKETENPGLEFSIIPSMVNTRRKIERQRMEELAQSFNITPPIRNLVQMQESISLKKPICRMGKKSRGHQDYDRLWHSLGL; from the coding sequence ATGGAAGTTATCACAGTCGCCAACAACAAAGGTGGTGTTGGTAAAACAATGCAGTGCTATCAATTAGCCTGCCACTTGGCCAATAAGGGAAATAGAGTTCTCGTTATTGACCTAGATTCTCAAGCAAACTTATCTTCAACATTCAATGTTCATATTCACAGAACACTTATTCCTGAGTGGTTAATTGGTGATGTGCCTATTGAAGATGTGATGGTTCCATCAGAAGGTTCTGAGGAATTTCACAAGAATATTACTTTAATTCCATCTTCTCGCCATATGGCGAACCTCTCTAAGCTTCTGATTCTTTCAGAGGGTGAAATTAGAAAAGAGGCAGGAAGAAAAGAGCGTCTTATGAGAAAGAGACTTGTACACGCTCAAGGAATGTTCGACTACGTTGTCATTGATACTCCTCCAATGCTTGGAGATGAGTTGATTATGGCACTTGTCGCTTCAACAAGAATTCTGATTCCTACGCAAGCTCAAGACTATTCTATTGATGGTCTAGAAGAGCTTATGGATACTTTTGAAATTATCAAGGAAACTGAAAATCCAGGCCTTGAATTTTCAATTATTCCATCAATGGTTAATACAAGAAGAAAGATTGAAAGACAGAGAATGGAAGAGCTGGCGCAATCTTTTAACATTACTCCTCCGATTAGAAACTTGGTTCAGATGCAAGAGTCAATCTCGCTTAAGAAGCCAATTTGTCGTATGGGTAAGAAGTCTCGTGGTCACCAAGATTATGACAGACTTTGGCATTCTCTAGGACTTTAA
- a CDS encoding rhodanese-like domain-containing protein yields MINSMDVVELKKLIDTNENLLLVDCREQDEWDAGHIKEAKFVPLSRFQELFESELPSKDAKIIMQCRSGKRSMNACMFLMEQGYEDLTNLEGGILAWQENGFEIVK; encoded by the coding sequence ATGATTAACTCAATGGACGTTGTTGAATTAAAAAAGCTAATCGATACTAACGAAAACCTTCTTCTTGTAGACTGTCGTGAACAAGATGAATGGGACGCGGGCCATATTAAAGAAGCAAAATTTGTTCCTCTCTCACGCTTTCAAGAACTATTCGAATCAGAACTTCCAAGTAAAGATGCAAAAATCATTATGCAATGTCGTTCAGGAAAGAGATCAATGAATGCCTGTATGTTTCTTATGGAGCAAGGTTATGAGGATCTCACAAACCTCGAAGGTGGAATTCTTGCTTGGCAAGAAAACGGATTTGAAATCGTAAAATAA
- the nadA gene encoding quinolinate synthase NadA — protein sequence MLDLFNEKDDHLPIISKEELSDEEVIVELKKIKEELKDQVVVLGHHYQQDDVIQFADVTGDSLKLAQDAANLDKPYIVFCGVHFMAETADMLTTDDQTVILPDMNAGCSMADMANRQEIDKAWNFLTTSTKEKIVPITYINCAATLKSFVGENGGSICTSSNAKSIIEWAFKEGEKLLFFPDQHLGRNTCFEMGIPLEDMVVYNPNMLNGGLTPEQVDKAKVILWYGYCSVHQGFSAAQVKSIKENSPETTVIVHPECNFETVQAADDNGSTAYIINKIKDAPAGTKWAVGTEINLVNRLAEKFPDKEITSLSPYQCLCTTMYRVRPRWLLASFRAIKENKPINVIKVDEKTAKASLVALNKMLELSQ from the coding sequence ATGCTAGATCTTTTTAATGAAAAAGATGACCACCTACCAATTATTTCTAAGGAAGAGCTCTCTGATGAGGAAGTAATTGTAGAGTTAAAGAAAATAAAAGAAGAATTGAAAGATCAAGTCGTTGTTCTTGGTCACCACTATCAGCAAGATGATGTCATTCAATTTGCAGATGTCACAGGTGACTCACTCAAGCTTGCTCAAGATGCAGCCAATCTAGATAAACCCTATATCGTTTTTTGTGGGGTTCACTTTATGGCAGAAACTGCGGACATGCTTACAACAGATGATCAAACAGTCATCCTTCCTGATATGAATGCTGGTTGTTCAATGGCCGATATGGCCAATAGACAAGAAATCGATAAGGCCTGGAACTTTCTAACAACTTCAACAAAAGAAAAGATTGTTCCTATTACATATATCAATTGTGCTGCCACACTTAAATCATTTGTTGGTGAAAATGGTGGAAGTATCTGTACCTCATCTAATGCTAAAAGCATTATTGAATGGGCATTTAAAGAAGGTGAAAAGCTTCTCTTTTTCCCTGATCAACATCTTGGAAGAAATACTTGTTTTGAAATGGGTATTCCACTTGAGGACATGGTTGTTTACAACCCTAATATGCTTAATGGTGGATTAACTCCAGAGCAAGTTGATAAGGCAAAAGTAATTCTTTGGTATGGATACTGTTCTGTTCACCAAGGCTTCAGTGCCGCACAAGTAAAGTCGATCAAAGAAAATTCACCAGAGACAACTGTTATCGTTCACCCGGAGTGTAACTTTGAAACAGTTCAAGCTGCTGATGACAATGGATCAACTGCTTATATCATTAACAAAATAAAAGATGCTCCGGCAGGGACAAAATGGGCAGTCGGAACAGAGATTAATCTCGTAAACCGTCTTGCCGAAAAATTTCCAGATAAAGAGATTACATCACTTTCTCCTTATCAATGCCTATGTACGACGATGTACAGAGTGCGTCCGAGATGGCTCCTTGCCAGTTTCCGTGCGATCAAGGAAAATAAACCAATAAATGTTATTAAAGTTGATGAGAAAACGGCTAAAGCGTCGCTTGTTGCTTTAAATAAAATGCTAGAATTGAGTCAATAA
- a CDS encoding cysteine desulfurase family protein: MIYADYNGSAPICDDVKDYLIERLKKDGPYANPNAIHYLGSKTLMGMENARSICSKVLGADYNQVIFNSGATEGISHVFHSCLDNAQELGIKAVIVSGIEHSAVINSAKAYANKGVETKILPTLNTGIIDLSALESWLADYGKELGLVAIMAANNETGIIQPYEKVAELCNKHDVPFLCDTTQYIGKTIFNFKKSGADYAVTSGHKFGALTGAGILLAKDPTSLRPLIIGGGQEKGHRGGTQNYIGNETLAVALKNFEKNLDKIEALNSKRLEFEAALTEKFPEVVIIGKESPRLASTTYVSFPGIHGQAVQIELESQDIFVTTSSACSDNEPVTSKVLKAMGVTDEVGRGVVRISLGLCSPLEYYDEILDALTKAYEKLGKIKSY, translated from the coding sequence ATGATTTATGCGGACTACAATGGAAGTGCTCCCATTTGCGATGATGTTAAGGATTATCTAATTGAACGTCTAAAAAAAGACGGACCTTATGCCAATCCAAATGCAATTCACTACCTTGGAAGTAAAACACTAATGGGAATGGAGAATGCGAGAAGTATCTGCTCAAAAGTTCTTGGAGCTGATTACAATCAAGTGATCTTTAACTCAGGTGCCACAGAAGGAATCAGCCACGTTTTTCACTCGTGCCTAGACAATGCACAAGAGCTTGGAATCAAAGCTGTTATCGTATCAGGGATTGAACACTCTGCCGTTATCAACTCGGCAAAGGCTTATGCCAATAAAGGTGTTGAAACAAAAATTCTTCCAACACTCAATACTGGAATTATTGATCTTAGTGCACTTGAATCATGGCTAGCTGACTATGGGAAAGAATTAGGTCTAGTGGCCATCATGGCCGCAAATAATGAAACGGGAATTATTCAGCCTTATGAGAAAGTTGCTGAACTTTGTAATAAGCACGACGTTCCATTTCTATGTGATACAACTCAATACATTGGTAAAACAATTTTTAACTTCAAAAAATCTGGTGCCGACTATGCTGTGACATCAGGTCATAAGTTCGGGGCCCTTACTGGTGCCGGAATTCTTCTCGCTAAAGACCCTACATCTCTAAGACCACTCATTATTGGTGGTGGACAAGAGAAAGGTCACAGAGGTGGAACTCAAAATTATATTGGAAATGAAACTCTAGCTGTTGCTCTTAAAAATTTTGAAAAGAACCTAGATAAAATCGAAGCACTCAACTCAAAGAGACTTGAATTTGAAGCGGCCCTTACAGAGAAGTTTCCTGAAGTCGTTATTATTGGTAAAGAGTCTCCTCGCCTAGCGAGTACAACATATGTTTCTTTTCCAGGGATTCACGGACAAGCTGTCCAAATTGAGTTAGAAAGTCAGGATATTTTTGTAACAACATCTTCTGCATGTTCAGATAATGAACCCGTAACAAGTAAAGTACTCAAAGCGATGGGAGTAACTGACGAAGTTGGTCGTGGTGTTGTTAGAATTAGCCTAGGTCTTTGTTCCCCACTTGAATATTATGACGAAATCCTTGATGCTCTTACTAAGGCCTATGAAAAATTAGGGAAAATTAAGAGCTATTAA